The genomic interval CAAGGCGAGCCGGGGAGGGCGAGCCGGGAAGGGCGTCGGGGAGTGCCCCAAACGCAGAGAACCGGGCGCATGCCTCCGCCCGGCTCCCCGCATCAACCGAACCGCAGCCTACTTGCCGGTGAACTGCGGCGCGCGCTTCTCGACGTACGCCGTCAGTCCCTCCTTGGCGTCGCTGCTGTTGAAGAGCAGCGCCTGCAGCTCGCGCTCCAGGGCCAGGCCCTGCTCCAGCGGCAGCGCGCCGCCGGTCTGGCAGCTGCGCTTGATGTTGCCCACCGCGAAGGTGGCCTTGCCCGGGCGGGTGAAGCTCTTCGCGTACTCGAGCACCTGGTCCAGGAACGCGTCGCGGCTCTCCGCGTCGACGATCTTGTTGACGATGCCCAGCTGCTCGGCGGCCTCGAAGTCGAAGTTGCTTCCCTCGGCCATGATCTGGATGGCCTTGCTGGCGCCCACCAGCCGCGTGAGGCGCTGGGTGCCGCCGGTGCCGGGGAGCACGC from Longimicrobium sp. carries:
- a CDS encoding enoyl-CoA hydratase-related protein, with the translated sequence VLPGTGGTQRLTRLVGASKAIQIMAEGSNFDFEAAEQLGIVNKIVDAESRDAFLDQVLEYAKSFTRPGKATFAVGNIKRSCQTGGALPLEQGLALERELQALLFNSSDAKEGLTAYVEKRAPQFTGK